In Juglans regia cultivar Chandler chromosome 13, Walnut 2.0, whole genome shotgun sequence, the following proteins share a genomic window:
- the LOC109007079 gene encoding 15-cis-phytoene desaturase, chloroplastic/chromoplastic yields the protein MTLLHLSLRHFIPSSLLSPSTQNTHHHRARFKPRASSSFPQPNPKNSGVIVIGAGLAGLAAATHLNSQNIPFLLLEASDAVGGRVRTDKVQGFLLDRGFQIFITGYPEAQKLLDYSALNLHKFYSGARVYYNGQFHTVSDPLRHFWDSLQSLANPIGSILDKLLIASTRIRVLSKSDEEILSSKEVSTIDLLRKLGFSDSVIGSFFRPFFGGIFFDKELDTTSRLFDFIFKCLALGDNTLPANGIGAIPQQLAARLPPNSILLNSKVVSVYFDDSVSDSASPSVRLENGEVFRSELGVIVAVEEPQAAKLLPGRSEPVKQKGARSTVCLYFTADRAQVPVGDPVLYLNGSGNGIVNNMFFATNVAPSYGPPDKALVSVSLIGMYEGVSDDDLTSEVVRELSGWFGAPMVGTWRHLKTYRIGFAQPNQRPPTDLMKNPRFGSGVYVCGDHLTSATFDGALVSGRRAVEALLSDRALVRS from the coding sequence ATGACTCTGCTCCATCTATCTCTCCGTCACTTCATTCCCTCGTCCCTCCTCTCTCCCTCGACCCAAAACACCCACCACCACCGCGCCCGGTTTAAACCTcgagcatcatcatcattcccACAACCGAACCCCAAAAATTCCGGCGTCATCGTCATCGGAGCTGGCCTCGCCGGTCTCGCTGCCGCCACGCACCTCAACTCCCAGAAcatccccttcctcctcctcgAAGCTTCCGACGCCGTTGGCGGCCGTGTCCGAACTGACAAAGTTCAAGGCTTTCTTTTGGACCGCGGTTTCCAAATCTTCATCACCGGCTACCCTGAGGCCCAAAAACTCCTCGACTACTCAGCCTTAAACCTTCACAAGTTCTACTCCGGCGCTCGCGTTTATTACAATGGCCAGTTCCACACCGTCTCCGATCCTCTGCGCCACTTCTGGGACTCCTTACAATCACTCGCAAACCCCATTGGGTCCATTCTCGATAAATTACTGATTGCGTCCACGAGGATTCGGGTTTTGAGCAAATCCGACGAGGAAATTCTCAGTTCGAAGGAGGTTTCCACCATTGACTTGTTGAGGAAGCTCGGGTTCTCTGATTCCGTAATCGGTAGCTTCTTTCGCCCTTTCTTTGGAGGGATTTTCTTCGATAAAGAGCTCGATACAACGTCGAGATTGTTCGATTTTATCTTCAAGTGCCTTGCTCTCGGCGACAATACTCTTCCGGCGAATGGCATCGGCGCTATTCCCCAACAACTGGCTGCGAGATTGCCTCCCAATTCGATCTTGTTGAATTCGAAGGTCGTCTCCGTCTATTTTGATGACTCAGTTTCTGATTCTGCTTCGCCTAGTGTGAGGCTAGAGAACGGTGAAGTTTTTAGGAGCGAGCTTGGTGTCATAGTGGCGGTTGAAGAACCACAAGCCGCTAAGCTTTTGCCGGGAAGGAGCGAACCGGTGAAGCAAAAAGGGGCTCGAAGTACGGTTTGCTTGTATTTTACTGCCGACAGGGCTCAAGTTCCGGTAGGAGACCCGGTATTGTATCTTAACGGGTCGGGCAATGGCATTGTGAATAACATGTTCTTTGCCACAAATGTGGCTCCGTCGTATGGTCCACCCGACAAGGCCCTAGTGTCGGTGTCGTTGATCGGTATGTACGAGGGCGTGTCGGATGACGATCTGACGTCTGAGGTTGTTCGTGAGCTCTCGGGGTGGTTTGGCGCTCCAATGGTGGGGACGTGGAGGCATTTGAAAACGTATCGGATCGGTTTTGCACAACCGAATCAACGCCCGCCAActgatttgatgaaaaatcctAGATTTGGGTCGGGCGTGTACGTGTGTGGTGACCATTTGACTTCGGCCACATTTGATGGGGCTTTGGTTTCAGGGAGGAGAGCGGTAGAAGCTTTACTTAGTGACAGGGCTTTGGTTCGGTCCTGA